A single genomic interval of Terriglobus albidus harbors:
- the proC gene encoding pyrroline-5-carboxylate reductase has product MFNDDLKIEIPTLGPASLPGIKVAVLGAGKMGGILLQAFLKNNLLHPEQIIATVAHAERAQALSVQFQVEVTTDNLAAAKAADIILLGVKPTQVPTLIEEIKTVLTPQKLIVSFAASVKTSAIEEAAGMHIPVIRAMPNTPSMLAAGVTALCPGRFVSGDQLVTAQKIFNTVGRSVIVDEKHMDAVTGLSGSGPAYVYIIIEALAEAGVNVGLPRDVATLLAAQTVFGSARMVLETGYHPALLKDQVTTPAGCTVDGILELEEGGLRVTLIKAVKRATERAKQLAAG; this is encoded by the coding sequence ATGTTCAACGACGATCTGAAAATCGAAATACCTACACTCGGGCCCGCATCCTTGCCCGGCATCAAGGTCGCTGTCCTTGGCGCCGGCAAGATGGGCGGCATTCTGCTGCAGGCCTTCCTGAAGAACAACCTGCTGCACCCCGAACAGATTATTGCCACGGTGGCACACGCGGAGCGTGCACAAGCGCTCTCCGTCCAGTTCCAGGTCGAGGTCACGACCGACAACCTGGCTGCCGCCAAGGCAGCCGACATCATCCTGCTCGGCGTAAAGCCGACTCAGGTTCCGACATTGATCGAAGAGATCAAAACCGTGCTGACGCCGCAGAAACTGATCGTCTCGTTTGCTGCCTCAGTAAAGACCAGCGCAATTGAAGAGGCTGCGGGAATGCATATTCCGGTTATCCGTGCGATGCCCAACACCCCTTCCATGCTGGCTGCAGGTGTTACGGCACTTTGCCCGGGGCGCTTCGTCTCCGGCGATCAACTGGTGACGGCACAAAAGATCTTCAACACTGTCGGTCGTTCCGTCATCGTCGACGAAAAGCATATGGATGCAGTGACGGGCCTCTCCGGCTCCGGCCCGGCGTATGTCTACATCATCATCGAGGCGCTGGCTGAGGCCGGTGTAAACGTCGGCCTGCCCCGTGACGTTGCCACACTGCTGGCCGCGCAGACGGTCTTTGGCTCTGCGCGCATGGTCCTGGAGACGGGATACCACCCTGCCCTGCTCAAAGACCAGGTCACAACCCCCGCAGGCTGCACCGTGGACGGCATTCTGGAGCTGGAAGAGGGCGGACTCCGGGTCACCCTCATCAAGGCCGTAAAACGGGCCACAGAGCGCGCTAAGCAACTCGCTGCCGGATAG
- a CDS encoding MqnA/MqnD/SBP family protein, with translation MSSSAIREITIAHSPDSDDAFMFYGLATNKIRVPGYKFSHTLTDIETLNRKAMNEAFYDVTAISFHAYPYLQDNYALMACGGSVGDGYGPMIVAPKKLTTDEVKKVKIAVPGTLTTAYLALKLFAPEVETATIPFDEIIPRVAAGEFEAGLIIHEGQLTYGNSGLHKILDLGQWWREETNGLPLPLGGNAIRRSLGSDVMKTTTQALRDSIQHALDNREEALQYAMQFARDLDTSLANRFVGMYVNERTLNYGDDGREAIKKLLELGYERGIIPHQAKVDFID, from the coding sequence ATGAGTAGTTCCGCCATTCGCGAGATCACCATCGCGCACTCTCCTGATTCCGACGACGCATTTATGTTCTATGGCCTGGCGACGAACAAGATTCGTGTGCCGGGCTACAAGTTCAGCCATACGCTGACGGACATCGAGACCCTGAACCGGAAGGCCATGAACGAGGCCTTTTACGATGTGACCGCCATCAGCTTCCACGCCTATCCCTATCTGCAGGACAACTATGCGCTGATGGCCTGCGGCGGCTCTGTTGGTGACGGCTACGGGCCGATGATCGTGGCGCCTAAAAAGCTGACCACCGATGAGGTCAAGAAAGTGAAGATCGCCGTTCCGGGCACGCTGACGACTGCCTACCTGGCACTCAAACTCTTCGCTCCCGAAGTTGAGACTGCAACGATTCCCTTCGATGAGATCATTCCCCGCGTAGCCGCAGGCGAATTCGAAGCGGGCCTCATTATTCACGAAGGACAGCTCACCTATGGAAACAGCGGCCTGCATAAGATTCTGGATCTCGGCCAGTGGTGGCGTGAAGAGACCAACGGTCTGCCGTTGCCTCTTGGCGGCAACGCGATCCGCCGCTCGCTCGGTTCGGATGTCATGAAGACCACGACCCAGGCGCTGCGCGACAGCATTCAGCATGCCCTCGACAACCGCGAAGAGGCGCTGCAGTACGCCATGCAGTTTGCACGCGATCTGGATACCAGCCTGGCGAACCGCTTCGTTGGCATGTATGTGAACGAGCGCACCCTCAACTACGGAGACGATGGACGGGAAGCGATCAAGAAGCTGCTCGAACTCGGCTACGAGCGCGGCATTATTCCGCACCAAGCCAAGGTTGATTTCATCGACTAG
- the cutA gene encoding divalent-cation tolerance protein CutA produces the protein MTEPVLFSPVPVSPVLVLTTVGTRETAEALADALVNENLAACVSITGPVRSVYRWQGAIERGEEYQLTIKSLSTNLSRIDERITSFHAERPDGYSLPELLVVPLSGGSAAYLAWLRENAQPG, from the coding sequence ATGACAGAGCCTGTCCTGTTTTCGCCTGTTCCGGTTTCGCCTGTTCTAGTTCTGACAACCGTCGGCACGCGGGAGACCGCGGAGGCGCTGGCGGACGCCCTGGTGAACGAAAACCTGGCTGCATGCGTCAGCATCACTGGACCGGTACGGTCGGTCTATCGCTGGCAGGGCGCCATTGAACGCGGCGAAGAGTATCAACTCACAATCAAATCGCTCAGCACGAATCTCAGCCGGATCGACGAGAGAATCACCAGCTTCCATGCCGAACGCCCGGATGGATATTCCTTGCCGGAGTTACTGGTCGTGCCACTGTCGGGAGGCAGTGCGGCGTATCTTGCGTGGTTACGGGAGAACGCACAGCCCGGCTAG
- a CDS encoding FtsB family cell division protein, with protein sequence MRNSSSLWSRLIGAGERLYSGRRKLATVAAVGLAISLGYHVIFGQNGLTMYEQKKREARELDVELKRLQKENEQMSGHIGRLQNDPSAIEHQAREELHYTRPGEVIYTLPAAPAKK encoded by the coding sequence ATGCGGAACTCTTCCAGCCTCTGGAGCAGATTGATTGGCGCTGGCGAGCGGCTCTATAGCGGCCGCCGCAAACTTGCGACCGTCGCTGCCGTGGGATTGGCAATTTCGCTCGGGTATCACGTTATCTTCGGTCAGAATGGTCTGACCATGTACGAGCAGAAGAAGCGTGAAGCCAGGGAGCTGGATGTAGAGCTGAAGCGTCTGCAAAAGGAGAACGAGCAGATGTCTGGCCACATTGGGCGTCTGCAGAACGATCCCAGTGCAATTGAACATCAGGCAAGGGAAGAACTGCACTACACCCGACCCGGGGAAGTCATCTACACGCTGCCTGCCGCGCCTGCCAAAAAATAG
- a CDS encoding (Fe-S)-binding protein, which yields MTCYNDTLFPGTGKAVVRVLERLGHTVEFPAGQTCCGQMHWNTGYQKEALPLVQRFVDQFRDAEAVVVPSSSCVAMMKDHYPLMAEQMKDETLKAELKRLLPKVWEFSQFLTECLGLKDVGAYYPHKVTYHASCHGLRNLGIKDGPMDLLRNVKGLELVEIENLDRCCGFGGTFAIKNPETSAAMLEEKISSVLETGAEVCTACDNSCLMHMEGSLHRKDVGVHTIHLAEILAGEEAGQ from the coding sequence ATCACTTGTTATAACGACACGCTCTTCCCGGGAACAGGGAAGGCGGTCGTACGCGTGCTCGAGCGATTGGGGCATACGGTCGAGTTTCCTGCCGGCCAGACATGCTGCGGGCAGATGCATTGGAATACGGGCTACCAGAAGGAAGCTCTTCCACTGGTGCAGCGTTTTGTCGATCAGTTTCGTGATGCGGAAGCTGTCGTGGTGCCTTCGAGCAGTTGCGTCGCGATGATGAAAGATCACTATCCGCTGATGGCGGAGCAGATGAAGGATGAGACGCTGAAGGCAGAGCTGAAGCGGTTACTGCCGAAGGTGTGGGAGTTCTCACAGTTCCTTACGGAGTGTCTCGGTCTAAAAGATGTGGGGGCCTACTATCCGCACAAGGTCACCTATCACGCAAGCTGCCATGGTCTCCGTAATCTCGGAATCAAGGACGGTCCGATGGACCTGCTTCGCAACGTGAAGGGCCTCGAGCTTGTCGAGATCGAGAATCTTGATCGCTGCTGCGGCTTTGGAGGGACCTTCGCCATAAAAAACCCGGAGACCTCCGCCGCCATGCTGGAAGAGAAGATCAGTTCCGTGCTGGAGACGGGCGCCGAGGTCTGCACCGCATGCGACAACTCCTGCCTGATGCACATGGAGGGCTCGCTGCATCGCAAAGATGTCGGCGTGCACACCATTCATCTGGCGGAGATTCTTGCCGGCGAGGAGGCAGGACAATGA
- a CDS encoding LutB/LldF family L-lactate oxidation iron-sulfur protein — protein sequence MSRIPLDPATSPAFPKAAKKSLGDQQLRRNVRHATDVIQAKRKRMVEERDDWQDLRESGSQIRQHTLRYLDQYLEEFERNCTKAGGHVHWARDGKEACEIVTRLAREAGAKEVIKIKTMTSEEIHLNNALETAGVMAVETDLAELIIQLGEDQPSHIVVPALHKNRHQVREIFKQKMGLKDLGDTPADLAEAARSYLRHKFLTVPTAVSGANYLIAETGGVCIVESEGNGRMCLTLPKTLITIAGIDKVIPRFQDLEVFLQTLPRSATGERMNPYNSIWTGVHAGDGPKNFHVVIMDNARTEVLADEEGRQTLHCIRCGACQNACPVYRQTGGHAYGSVYAGPIGAILTPQLQELHHAESLPYASTLCGACYEVCPVKINIPEVLIHLRHKVVEKQTKGLGKLNPEAVAMRVMANIFRSEARFRAAQKFGRTAEKPLVNREGWIGWLPGMLGGWTQARDLQAMPEETFREWWEKRDKKEVRNG from the coding sequence ATGAGCCGTATCCCGCTCGATCCGGCAACGTCGCCGGCCTTCCCGAAAGCGGCAAAGAAGTCTCTTGGCGACCAGCAGTTGCGCCGTAATGTTCGTCACGCTACCGATGTAATCCAGGCGAAGCGCAAGCGGATGGTGGAAGAGCGCGATGACTGGCAGGACCTACGCGAGAGCGGGAGCCAGATTCGGCAGCACACGCTTCGCTATCTGGATCAGTATCTGGAAGAGTTTGAGCGAAACTGCACCAAAGCGGGCGGTCACGTGCATTGGGCGCGCGACGGCAAAGAGGCCTGCGAGATCGTAACCCGTCTTGCGCGGGAGGCCGGTGCGAAGGAGGTCATCAAGATCAAGACGATGACCTCGGAGGAGATTCACCTCAACAATGCGCTGGAAACCGCAGGCGTTATGGCAGTTGAGACCGATCTCGCCGAACTGATTATTCAACTCGGCGAAGATCAGCCGTCGCATATTGTTGTTCCGGCACTGCATAAAAACCGGCACCAGGTCCGCGAGATCTTCAAGCAGAAGATGGGACTCAAAGACCTCGGCGATACTCCTGCCGATCTTGCTGAGGCCGCACGCTCCTATCTGCGCCATAAGTTCCTTACGGTGCCCACAGCAGTGAGCGGAGCGAACTATCTCATCGCTGAAACCGGTGGTGTCTGCATCGTCGAGAGTGAAGGCAACGGCCGCATGTGCCTTACGCTGCCGAAGACGCTGATTACCATTGCCGGCATCGACAAGGTGATTCCGCGCTTCCAGGACCTCGAGGTCTTTCTGCAGACACTCCCGCGTTCCGCCACGGGCGAGCGTATGAACCCGTACAACTCGATCTGGACAGGTGTACATGCGGGCGATGGACCGAAGAACTTCCACGTCGTCATCATGGACAACGCGCGTACCGAAGTGCTTGCCGACGAAGAGGGACGCCAGACGCTGCATTGCATCCGCTGCGGAGCATGCCAGAATGCGTGCCCGGTCTATCGTCAGACCGGCGGCCACGCCTACGGCAGTGTGTATGCAGGTCCGATCGGCGCCATCCTGACTCCTCAGTTGCAGGAATTGCACCATGCCGAGAGCCTGCCTTATGCGTCGACTCTCTGCGGCGCCTGCTATGAGGTCTGCCCGGTCAAGATCAACATTCCCGAGGTGCTGATCCACCTGCGCCACAAGGTGGTGGAGAAGCAGACCAAAGGTCTTGGCAAGCTCAATCCTGAAGCGGTTGCGATGCGTGTAATGGCCAACATCTTCCGTAGCGAAGCCCGGTTCCGCGCGGCACAGAAGTTCGGCCGTACCGCCGAGAAGCCGCTGGTGAATCGAGAAGGCTGGATCGGTTGGCTGCCCGGCATGCTGGGTGGATGGACACAGGCGCGCGACCTGCAGGCCATGCCCGAGGAGACCTTCCGCGAGTGGTGGGAGAAGCGCGACAAGAAGGAGGTCCGCAATGGCTGA
- a CDS encoding LutC/YkgG family protein — protein sequence MADARSAILEKIRAVKPAGFGDKATAWQQIPRSFLTGSALGREEILHLLEDRLLDYEATVERCTPGEIASVVKALLEKRGKSRMAIPDGMEPAWLPAEGVDFVVDRELPYSELDLVDGVMTGCTVAVADTGSIVVRNTAGQGRRAITLVPDYHLCVVFASSVVKTVPEAMRLLQTWNTAPITFFSGPSATADIEMTRIKGVHGPRFLDVVLVLD from the coding sequence ATGGCTGATGCCCGCTCTGCAATTCTTGAGAAGATCCGTGCCGTGAAACCCGCGGGCTTCGGAGACAAGGCGACTGCCTGGCAGCAGATTCCGCGCAGCTTCCTTACAGGTTCAGCGCTGGGCCGTGAGGAGATTCTGCATCTTCTGGAAGATCGCCTGCTGGACTACGAGGCAACCGTTGAGCGCTGTACTCCCGGTGAGATCGCTAGTGTTGTCAAAGCTCTCCTCGAAAAGCGCGGTAAGTCGAGGATGGCGATTCCTGACGGGATGGAGCCAGCCTGGCTGCCTGCCGAGGGCGTTGACTTCGTTGTCGATCGCGAATTGCCCTACAGCGAACTGGATCTCGTAGACGGTGTGATGACCGGCTGTACTGTCGCCGTTGCCGATACCGGCAGCATCGTTGTCCGCAACACAGCAGGGCAGGGGCGTCGCGCCATCACGCTGGTGCCGGACTATCACCTTTGCGTTGTCTTCGCGAGCTCTGTCGTGAAGACCGTGCCTGAGGCGATGCGTCTGCTGCAGACCTGGAATACTGCTCCCATTACGTTCTTTTCCGGTCCATCTGCTACAGCAGACATCGAGATGACCCGCATCAAGGGGGTCCACGGCCCTCGCTTCCTGGATGTCGTCCTGGTGCTCGACTAA
- a CDS encoding bifunctional rhamnulose-1-phosphate aldolase/short-chain dehydrogenase: protein MSGLKFLEDRWDDSIASKLDEPELLRYRSNLLGSDLRITNFGGGNTSSKIDQVDPLTGQTVKVLWVKGSGGDLGSIKRAGFATLYMDRLLSMEKIYPGVAREDEMVAMYPLITFGNNPVAASIDTPLHGYLPFPHVDHLHPDWGIALAASSNGKEKMEQFNKEFGHKLAWVPWQRPGFELAMMLKRAVEANPGCDGIILGGHGLFTWGNTQRESYLNTITIIDQIGQFIEKHAAAKNVPAFGGATFQTRDDRADIAKKIFPVIRGAVSRKQRWIGTYFDGTDVLEFVNSSQAKKLAHLGTSCPDHFIRTKIRPMYLEWNPAGDPKELEALVDSTLATYRDEYAEYYKKHALPDSPAMRDASPTVVLVPGVGMFTFGKNKTESRLTGEFYTNAIHVMQGAGALGSGVDCIDVPQAGPAAGAGEFTVYENYVALPPSEAFRIEYWALEEAKIRRMPPEKELSRRVALVVGGGSGIGREVALLAAERGAHIVVADRDVVGAEKVAEECKAIAGKEVVTFASIDIRDRNAIRAALDATIEKFGGLDILINTAAIFPSSPDGVVSDAQWALTLEINVTANYLLTDEAQKVLAKQGLDGSMVLTSSANAVVAKKGTEAYDVSKAALSHLVRELAVTYSPKIRVNGISPATVVKGSTMFPRDRVKASLAKYNIAFEENETDDGLRNKLAGFYAKRTLTHVPIDPKDCAEAILFLAGPKTPVTTGHLIPVDGGLVEAYLR, encoded by the coding sequence ATGTCAGGTCTAAAGTTCTTGGAAGATCGTTGGGACGACTCAATCGCGTCGAAATTGGATGAACCGGAGCTGCTCCGTTACCGCTCCAACCTGTTGGGCTCGGACCTGCGCATCACCAACTTTGGCGGTGGCAATACCAGCTCGAAAATCGACCAGGTAGACCCGCTGACCGGCCAGACGGTTAAGGTGCTGTGGGTGAAGGGATCGGGCGGTGACCTGGGCAGCATCAAACGTGCCGGCTTCGCCACGCTCTACATGGATCGCCTGCTCAGTATGGAGAAGATCTATCCCGGCGTCGCGCGCGAAGACGAGATGGTTGCAATGTACCCGCTGATCACCTTTGGCAACAATCCTGTCGCGGCCTCCATCGACACCCCGTTGCATGGTTATCTGCCTTTCCCCCACGTCGACCACCTTCATCCCGACTGGGGAATTGCTCTTGCTGCCTCGTCCAACGGCAAGGAGAAGATGGAGCAGTTCAATAAGGAGTTCGGTCACAAGCTGGCGTGGGTGCCATGGCAGCGTCCTGGCTTTGAGCTGGCCATGATGCTGAAGCGCGCGGTGGAAGCAAATCCCGGCTGCGACGGCATCATCCTTGGCGGTCACGGCCTGTTCACCTGGGGCAACACGCAGCGTGAGAGCTACCTCAACACCATCACGATCATCGATCAGATCGGCCAGTTCATCGAGAAGCACGCTGCTGCGAAGAACGTTCCGGCCTTCGGCGGAGCAACGTTCCAGACCCGTGATGATCGCGCTGACATCGCGAAGAAGATCTTCCCGGTGATCCGCGGCGCCGTTTCGCGCAAGCAGCGCTGGATCGGGACTTACTTCGACGGCACGGATGTGCTGGAGTTTGTGAACTCCTCGCAAGCCAAGAAGCTGGCTCATCTGGGTACGAGCTGCCCCGACCACTTCATCCGTACCAAGATCCGTCCCATGTATCTTGAGTGGAACCCGGCAGGCGATCCGAAAGAACTGGAAGCCCTGGTCGACTCCACGCTCGCGACCTATCGCGATGAGTATGCCGAGTACTACAAGAAGCATGCTCTGCCTGACTCGCCTGCCATGCGCGACGCCAGCCCCACGGTGGTGCTGGTTCCCGGCGTCGGTATGTTTACCTTCGGCAAGAACAAGACCGAATCCCGCCTGACCGGTGAGTTCTATACCAATGCCATCCACGTGATGCAGGGTGCGGGAGCTCTCGGTTCGGGTGTCGACTGCATCGATGTTCCGCAGGCTGGCCCAGCTGCTGGCGCCGGCGAGTTCACGGTCTATGAAAACTACGTAGCTCTGCCGCCCAGTGAGGCCTTCCGCATCGAGTACTGGGCCTTGGAAGAAGCGAAGATTCGCCGCATGCCTCCTGAGAAGGAGCTCAGCCGCCGTGTTGCTCTGGTGGTCGGTGGCGGTTCGGGTATCGGCCGCGAGGTTGCCCTGCTGGCTGCCGAGCGTGGAGCACACATCGTCGTCGCGGACCGCGATGTCGTCGGAGCCGAGAAGGTCGCTGAAGAGTGCAAGGCCATCGCCGGTAAGGAAGTCGTCACCTTCGCTTCGATCGACATTCGCGACCGCAACGCCATTCGCGCAGCTCTCGATGCCACCATCGAGAAGTTCGGTGGACTCGATATCCTGATCAACACTGCGGCGATCTTCCCGTCTTCGCCCGATGGTGTCGTCAGCGACGCACAGTGGGCTCTGACGCTGGAGATCAACGTCACAGCGAACTATCTGCTCACCGATGAGGCGCAGAAGGTCCTGGCGAAGCAGGGACTGGACGGCAGCATGGTGCTGACCAGCTCTGCCAATGCGGTTGTTGCCAAGAAGGGAACGGAAGCGTACGACGTCTCCAAGGCGGCCCTGAGCCACCTGGTGCGTGAACTTGCTGTTACCTACTCGCCGAAGATCCGAGTCAACGGCATCAGCCCCGCAACGGTAGTGAAGGGATCGACCATGTTCCCGCGTGATCGCGTGAAGGCGTCGCTCGCCAAGTACAACATCGCTTTCGAAGAGAACGAGACGGATGACGGCCTGCGCAACAAGTTGGCCGGCTTCTATGCGAAGCGCACTCTGACTCACGTGCCGATCGATCCGAAGGACTGCGCCGAGGCGATCCTCTTCCTGGCCGGTCCAAAGACCCCGGTAACCACCGGGCATCTGATCCCGGTGGATGGCGGTCTGGTGGAGGCTTATCTCCGTTGA
- a CDS encoding rhamnulokinase yields MRRTAPKTLRPSDTRALVAVDLGAGSCRVSLLRWVENKPQIFLVHRFANAPREVNGGLFWDLTMIAEGLETGLRKAAEIATEGVRAIAVDGWAVDYVRVDTSGNPLGDPYCYRDERTIKSEKSVHRRCSPDRMRELTGIQLIRINTLYQLHADQLAGLPEGDQWMNLPEYFLSRWGGARVAELTNATHTQLVELYRPQWCHEIFTAVGLDLASAPKIVPPGSDLGEVRGPLAELPAFKGTRLIAPGCHDTASAIAGIPASGRDWAYISSGTWSLVGTLLEQPRNSDAVKTDNFTNLGAVGSRICFHKNVNGMWLIEQSMAYWAAEGKPWSIADLVKAAEQIGKPDTLLDVDDEDLLLPERMPERINAQRAKKGLAPLDTSSAGAPVIANLIFYSLAARYAKVLDRISLHSGKKFKRLYIVGGASQNEFLNRLTAEATGLDVHRGAVESSTIGNFAVQMACLEGMGDKVTGVFAESVVDWAGIFCNAVMK; encoded by the coding sequence TTGAGACGCACCGCACCTAAAACCCTTCGCCCTTCAGATACCCGCGCCCTGGTCGCCGTTGACCTTGGCGCGGGTAGCTGCAGGGTTTCTTTGCTTCGGTGGGTTGAGAACAAGCCGCAGATCTTCCTGGTGCATCGCTTTGCCAACGCGCCACGTGAGGTTAACGGCGGCCTGTTCTGGGACCTGACGATGATCGCCGAGGGGCTTGAGACCGGTCTACGCAAGGCGGCCGAGATCGCGACCGAGGGCGTCCGCGCTATTGCCGTGGACGGCTGGGCCGTCGACTACGTGCGCGTAGACACGTCGGGTAATCCCCTTGGAGATCCATACTGCTATCGCGATGAGCGGACGATCAAGTCTGAGAAGTCTGTGCATCGCCGCTGCAGTCCCGACCGCATGCGGGAGCTGACGGGCATCCAGCTCATCCGCATCAACACTCTTTACCAGCTTCATGCCGATCAACTGGCCGGCCTTCCCGAAGGCGATCAGTGGATGAATCTGCCGGAGTACTTCCTCTCGCGATGGGGTGGAGCTCGCGTTGCCGAGCTGACCAACGCCACGCACACACAACTGGTGGAGCTATACCGTCCGCAGTGGTGTCATGAGATCTTTACCGCTGTTGGTCTCGATCTTGCTTCCGCACCGAAGATCGTTCCTCCGGGATCGGACCTCGGTGAAGTACGCGGCCCGCTCGCAGAGCTACCGGCTTTCAAGGGAACCAGGCTCATAGCTCCCGGCTGCCACGACACTGCTTCGGCGATCGCGGGCATTCCTGCCTCCGGCCGTGACTGGGCCTATATCAGCTCGGGTACATGGTCACTGGTTGGTACTCTGCTGGAGCAGCCGAGGAACAGCGACGCTGTTAAGACTGATAACTTCACTAACCTCGGAGCCGTGGGAAGCCGTATCTGCTTCCATAAGAACGTCAATGGTATGTGGCTTATCGAGCAATCCATGGCGTACTGGGCAGCAGAGGGTAAGCCATGGAGTATTGCGGACCTGGTGAAGGCTGCCGAGCAGATTGGCAAGCCGGACACTTTGCTAGACGTGGATGATGAAGATCTCCTTCTGCCTGAGCGGATGCCTGAGCGTATTAATGCACAGCGTGCGAAGAAGGGATTGGCGCCTCTCGATACTTCGTCAGCAGGGGCGCCGGTCATCGCGAATCTGATCTTCTACTCGCTCGCCGCGCGATATGCCAAGGTTCTGGACCGTATCTCGCTGCACAGCGGCAAGAAGTTCAAGCGGCTGTATATTGTCGGCGGCGCAAGCCAGAATGAGTTTCTTAACCGTCTCACCGCCGAGGCTACTGGCCTCGACGTGCATCGCGGTGCGGTCGAAAGCTCAACGATCGGTAACTTCGCTGTGCAAATGGCGTGCCTGGAAGGCATGGGAGACAAGGTCACTGGTGTGTTTGCCGAGAGCGTAGTCGACTGGGCCGGCATCTTCTGTAACGCAGTGATGAAATAA
- a CDS encoding alpha/beta hydrolase, which yields MLRSALVSFVLSAAAVSIHAQTPPPAVAYPPGGPATSTTAPAPMLLWPNGAPGAQGDADDDKPTLTAFIPAQNPTKAAVVVAPGGGYTHLATEKEGTMFAQWLNAQGVAAFVLKYRLGPKYHHPIEIGDAQRAIRTVRARATEWGIDKGKVGMMGSSAGGHLAASTGVLFDDGLATDDAIDHESSRPDFVILCYPVIRLDAPYMHSGSRKMLLGETPDDALVEKMSLTGLVNSKTPPTFLYTTTDDKTVPVMNSVLWYEALVKAGIPVEMHAFQHGSHGSGLAQADPALREWPNLLLHWLQANGWAAKP from the coding sequence ATGCTCCGTTCCGCCCTTGTGAGTTTTGTCCTGTCTGCAGCGGCCGTCTCCATACATGCTCAAACCCCTCCTCCGGCGGTTGCCTATCCTCCGGGTGGACCCGCAACTTCCACAACGGCTCCTGCCCCGATGTTGCTTTGGCCGAATGGCGCTCCTGGAGCGCAGGGAGACGCCGATGATGACAAGCCGACGCTCACGGCCTTTATTCCGGCACAGAACCCGACTAAGGCCGCGGTCGTCGTTGCTCCCGGCGGGGGGTATACGCACCTGGCGACTGAAAAAGAGGGAACCATGTTTGCGCAGTGGCTCAATGCGCAGGGGGTAGCCGCATTTGTACTGAAGTACCGCCTGGGGCCGAAGTATCACCATCCCATTGAGATTGGTGATGCGCAGCGTGCGATCCGTACCGTGCGTGCGCGTGCGACAGAATGGGGCATCGACAAAGGAAAGGTCGGCATGATGGGATCGTCCGCCGGAGGCCACCTGGCAGCCTCTACCGGAGTCTTGTTTGACGATGGCCTTGCAACCGATGACGCGATTGACCACGAGAGCAGCCGTCCCGACTTCGTCATTCTGTGCTATCCCGTTATTCGTCTGGACGCGCCCTATATGCACTCAGGTTCACGCAAGATGCTTCTTGGAGAGACTCCTGACGATGCGCTGGTCGAGAAGATGTCGTTGACCGGTCTGGTGAACTCGAAGACGCCGCCAACCTTCCTTTACACCACGACTGACGATAAGACCGTGCCGGTCATGAATAGTGTCCTGTGGTACGAGGCACTGGTAAAGGCCGGGATTCCGGTAGAGATGCATGCCTTCCAGCACGGCTCGCATGGCAGCGGCCTTGCCCAGGCAGATCCGGCACTTCGGGAGTGGCCAAACCTGTTGCTGCACTGGCTCCAGGCCAATGGATGGGCGGCTAAGCCATGA